The proteins below are encoded in one region of Bacillota bacterium:
- a CDS encoding N-acetylmuramoyl-L-alanine amidase has protein sequence MNATVVVRNRASIPVPADSIAAWRAVCQALGHRLLWDEAGGILHVDSHLDGWTVVLDPAHGGGDRGGRGPAGHCEADFVLDVALRAAPHFSRLGAYVVLTRDRDHAVSLADRVAAARGGARSLFISLHTSPCTGEHRVEVVHHLAGWPRAGQMATHLARWLSRQTQVPDRVRCCLLPGSEEGYGAVLWRAGARPAMPWCPPARLAVLAYLGCHGDVLGESRLADPVYREASAQGLVLGVLDFLMEYPLEERGGMRLLEPAGSSPLFAGLTPGAPAPADSAPAPAAPGLPAPAPAGAAAPPAHAALPSPVAAPVATPAAASPATGPPAPAPSVPRPAPPPQVPRVVGGTVLVPGTPPAYIFAARVTGSVQVPALWPPAQAGRPGAGVVPQPPSGQVPVRQPFG, from the coding sequence ATGAACGCCACCGTCGTGGTACGTAACAGGGCATCGATTCCGGTTCCTGCCGATTCAATTGCTGCCTGGCGGGCTGTCTGCCAGGCTCTTGGGCACCGGCTCTTATGGGACGAGGCCGGCGGGATCCTGCACGTCGATTCCCATCTGGACGGGTGGACGGTGGTCCTCGACCCCGCCCACGGGGGAGGTGACCGGGGCGGCCGCGGGCCCGCCGGTCACTGCGAGGCGGATTTCGTTCTCGACGTCGCCCTGCGCGCCGCACCCCATTTCTCCCGGTTGGGGGCGTATGTGGTGCTTACCAGGGACCGGGATCATGCCGTTTCCCTGGCGGACAGGGTGGCTGCCGCAAGGGGCGGGGCCCGGAGCCTGTTCATTTCCCTGCACACCAGCCCTTGCACCGGTGAACACCGGGTTGAGGTGGTGCATCATCTGGCCGGTTGGCCCCGGGCCGGGCAGATGGCCACCCATCTGGCCCGCTGGCTGAGCCGGCAAACCCAGGTGCCCGACCGCGTGCGGTGCTGCCTGCTGCCCGGGTCGGAAGAAGGGTACGGCGCTGTGCTCTGGCGGGCCGGGGCCCGGCCCGCGATGCCGTGGTGCCCGCCGGCGAGGCTGGCCGTGCTGGCGTACCTCGGTTGCCATGGTGACGTGCTGGGCGAAAGCAGGCTGGCCGACCCGGTATACCGGGAGGCATCCGCCCAGGGCCTGGTCCTTGGTGTCCTGGATTTCCTCATGGAATACCCGCTTGAGGAAAGAGGGGGAATGCGCTTGTTGGAACCCGCTGGTTCCTCACCTTTGTTCGCCGGTCTGACACCCGGCGCCCCCGCCCCGGCCGACTCCGCCCCAGCGCCTGCCGCCCCCGGCCTGCCGGCTCCCGCTCCCGCCGGAGCTGCCGCTCCCCCCGCCCATGCAGCGCTCCCCAGCCCCGTCGCTGCTCCCGTCGCGACTCCCGCGGCTGCGTCGCCCGCTACGGGTCCCCCGGCCCCGGCGCCTTCCGTGCCCCGCCCCGCGCCGCCACCGCAGGTCCCGCGCGTGGTGGGCGGCACCGTGCTGGTGCCGGGGACGCCGCCGGCTTATATCTTCGCCGCCCGAGTGACGGGCAGCGTGCAGGTTCCCGCCTTGTGGCCGCCTGCCCAGGCGGGCCGTCCTGGGGCGGGTGTCGTCCCCCAGCCGCCTTCAGGCCAGGTACCCGTGCGGCAGCCCTTCGGCTGA
- a CDS encoding folate family ECF transporter S component, protein MERSCAMPHATGSRSRSVLPLRLVTWGAMLIALSVVLTRVASIRIPVGGVEAIRIGFGALPILMAGVWGGPVFGFIVGAVADLVGYGINPMGAYAPLITLGSGMLGLVPGLVLKLWPGREPGLARIAAAVGVAQVLVGMVLTPWFLHLSFMIPYAVLVPPRLVSKPLEIIVFTLIIHLVSVPLARRGTLPAVAGR, encoded by the coding sequence GTGGAAAGGAGTTGCGCCATGCCTCATGCCACTGGTTCCCGTTCTCGCTCCGTCCTGCCCCTGCGCCTGGTGACCTGGGGGGCGATGCTCATCGCCCTGAGCGTGGTGCTCACCAGGGTGGCCAGCATTCGCATCCCCGTGGGGGGCGTGGAGGCCATCCGCATAGGTTTCGGAGCGCTCCCCATCCTGATGGCGGGGGTCTGGGGCGGTCCCGTTTTCGGATTCATCGTGGGTGCGGTTGCCGACCTGGTGGGTTACGGGATCAACCCCATGGGAGCGTATGCCCCTCTTATCACCCTGGGTTCGGGGATGCTGGGCCTGGTGCCCGGCCTGGTGCTTAAGCTGTGGCCGGGTAGGGAGCCCGGATTGGCGCGGATCGCGGCCGCCGTGGGGGTGGCCCAGGTGCTGGTGGGGATGGTGCTCACACCCTGGTTCCTGCACCTCAGTTTCATGATCCCATACGCCGTCCTGGTCCCTCCCCGCCTGGTGTCCAAACCCCTGGAAATAATCGTGTTCACTCTCATCATCCACCTGGTGTCGGTTCCCCTGGCTCGCCGGGGAACGCTGCCTGCGGTTGCGGGCAGGTGA
- a CDS encoding methyltransferase domain-containing protein, whose product MEHPPYSRFATIYDQVMQGVDYEMWARYVEELLRVHDLRAVTLVDLCCGTGSSTIPFARRGYRVVGVDRSRPMLEVARKKAAGLGLDIPFVEQDASSMDLDEVARGGDPPLAPGGFDLVVSLFDSLNYVPSLDDLEAVFGRVARALRPGGAFIFDLNSPEKLATMDNSVSLLEGDGYVLFWRNRFLPAESVWQVTLDGFLRQGGGWERFREVHREKAHPLAEVRERLLAAGLQVLGLYHAYTLSPARPGADRVFFLARRPSRRGSRRR is encoded by the coding sequence GTGGAGCATCCCCCGTACAGCCGCTTTGCCACCATCTACGATCAGGTGATGCAGGGTGTGGACTACGAGATGTGGGCCAGGTACGTGGAGGAGTTGCTCCGCGTCCACGACCTCCGCGCGGTCACCCTGGTCGATCTCTGCTGCGGTACGGGGAGCTCCACCATCCCTTTTGCCCGGCGGGGCTACCGGGTGGTGGGAGTCGATCGCTCCCGCCCCATGCTGGAAGTAGCCAGGAAGAAGGCGGCCGGCCTGGGGCTGGACATCCCTTTCGTGGAACAGGACGCCAGCTCCATGGACCTGGATGAGGTGGCGCGGGGCGGGGATCCCCCGCTCGCCCCCGGGGGGTTCGACCTGGTGGTCAGCCTTTTCGACAGCCTGAACTACGTTCCGTCCCTGGACGACCTGGAGGCAGTGTTCGGGCGGGTGGCGCGGGCGTTGCGTCCCGGAGGGGCGTTCATCTTCGACCTGAACAGCCCGGAGAAGCTGGCCACCATGGACAATTCGGTGAGCCTGCTCGAGGGCGACGGGTATGTCCTCTTCTGGCGCAACCGGTTCCTGCCCGCCGAGAGCGTGTGGCAGGTCACCCTGGACGGTTTCCTCCGCCAGGGAGGGGGGTGGGAGAGATTCCGCGAAGTGCACCGGGAGAAGGCGCACCCCCTGGCCGAGGTACGGGAACGCCTGCTGGCAGCCGGCCTGCAGGTATTGGGCCTGTATCACGCGTATACCCTATCACCGGCGCGCCCTGGCGCCGATCGGGTTTTCTTCCTGGCGCGCCGCCCGTCCCGGCGGGGTTCCCGGCGGCGCTGA
- a CDS encoding pitrilysin family protein, with protein MARFVSEELGPGVRWHHFPTAKFKDLSLSVAWRVNLNRDTVTRVALVPSVLRRGTRSFPTARELARRCEELYGCRISSRVYRLGEQQVWWVGLDFPHPRYVGEPGYLDGVLGLLAELVWEPVTEGEGFRPDYVAQEREVLLRAQRARFNNKASWANLRCVEEMCAGERYALHPLGREEDLEGIDPGNLYATYREVLAGGWLDMVAVGDWASVPDGLAPMAGERRPGVLAPVEVKPARPAVREVVEHQPVSQARLVLGLRTTVTMADGLFPALLFLDGLLGRYAHSRLFVNVREKAGLAYYASTILDPVKGIVLMVAGIDAAAFPKARDLSLAQLHALQRGEISDQEWEATYRSLRAEVATLSDDPGGLAWGMMEGLTVGREFSPGDLAAAVDRVTREHVVEAARRVQPDTVYFLTSEGAAS; from the coding sequence ATGGCGCGATTCGTCAGTGAGGAACTGGGGCCCGGTGTGCGCTGGCACCATTTCCCCACGGCCAAGTTCAAGGACCTGTCCCTGAGCGTGGCCTGGCGGGTGAACCTGAACCGGGATACGGTTACCAGGGTGGCCCTGGTGCCCTCCGTGCTGCGCCGGGGCACCAGGTCGTTCCCCACTGCCCGGGAACTGGCCCGGCGCTGCGAGGAGCTGTACGGTTGCAGGATCTCCTCCCGGGTATACCGGCTGGGCGAGCAGCAGGTGTGGTGGGTGGGCCTGGACTTCCCTCATCCCCGCTATGTGGGGGAACCGGGGTACCTGGACGGTGTGCTGGGCCTGCTGGCGGAGCTGGTGTGGGAGCCGGTGACGGAGGGAGAGGGATTCCGCCCTGATTACGTGGCGCAGGAACGGGAAGTGCTCCTGCGCGCTCAGCGTGCCCGCTTCAACAACAAGGCATCCTGGGCCAACCTGCGCTGTGTGGAGGAGATGTGCGCCGGGGAGAGGTACGCCCTGCACCCCCTGGGCCGGGAGGAAGACCTGGAGGGGATCGATCCCGGGAACCTGTACGCCACCTACCGCGAGGTGCTGGCAGGCGGGTGGCTGGACATGGTGGCGGTGGGCGACTGGGCATCTGTCCCGGATGGCCTCGCTCCCATGGCCGGGGAGCGGCGCCCCGGGGTACTGGCGCCGGTGGAGGTTAAGCCCGCCCGTCCCGCGGTGCGGGAGGTGGTGGAGCACCAGCCCGTGAGCCAGGCCCGGCTGGTACTGGGGCTGCGCACTACGGTAACCATGGCCGATGGCCTCTTCCCCGCCCTGCTCTTTCTGGACGGCCTGCTCGGCCGTTACGCCCATTCCCGGCTTTTCGTCAACGTCAGGGAGAAGGCTGGCCTGGCGTACTACGCCAGCACCATCCTCGACCCGGTGAAGGGCATCGTCCTCATGGTGGCAGGCATCGATGCCGCAGCCTTCCCCAAGGCACGGGACCTGTCGCTTGCACAGCTGCACGCGCTGCAGCGGGGTGAGATTTCCGATCAGGAGTGGGAGGCCACCTACCGTTCCCTGCGGGCGGAGGTGGCCACCCTGAGCGACGACCCGGGTGGACTGGCCTGGGGGATGATGGAGGGGCTGACGGTGGGGCGGGAGTTCAGCCCCGGCGATCTGGCAGCCGCCGTGGACCGGGTGACGCGGGAGCACGTGGTGGAAGCGGCCCGGCGGGTGCAACCCGATACCGTCTACTTCCTCACCAGCGAGGGGGCCGCATCGTGA